In Desulfuribacillus stibiiarsenatis, the genomic window CGATCAGCATCTAAAACTGTGTACCCATGTTCTCGAATGATATGACTGACTAAACTCTTCCCGCTAGCAATACCGCCCGTAATTCCTATTTTCATATGGTCCCTCATTAATAGAATATTTTCGTTAGGCCTAAAACAATTAGTAACATACCAGGTAAGTAAGATACTTTTTGAAATATTTTTACATCAGAAAAGGTTTTTCCCAAGAAAACCCCAGAATATAAGCATGCAAAGCTACAGACACCTATCAATAGCGCTGTCAAAAATGGCGGATAACCAACTAACGCAGCACCTATACCAGCACCGAATGCATCCAGTGAAAGAGCCAAACCAAGAACTGCTGCCTCGGCAATACTAATTGCACCCGAGCGATCGATGTCGGCTTTGCTAGGTGTGCGAAGAATTTGAATAAGAATCCCTAACCGCTTTACTTCTATAATTATGAGATTAGGACCCTGTTCATGTCCTTGTTCACGTAAATTGTTATTCTTGGACTCTTCCGTAATAGGAACTTTATCCTTTTGCGTTAATAAATTATATATAGCCCATATACCAATGACGATTAAGATGAAACCACCGAGGGCCTGGGCCCAAAATTCTGGAATTATATATAATAATCCACTTCCAAGCTGTGTGGCCAATAAAATTACACATGCCGAGAGCAAGGAAATGACAATAAGCGGGAAAATAGTAATGGTAATTTTTCTCAATCCATAAGTTAAGCCTACACCAAAGCTGTCTAAACTAACAGCAAATGCTAATACAAAGATGGATATCCATGTCATTCTAACTCCTCCTCATACCTAGAATATGGGCATGAATAGGAGTTGGTGCTTATCTAAGTTTTTGACATTTTGGGCAGTAGTGAGTTCCCCTGCCGGCTACTCTCGTT contains:
- the ytaF gene encoding sporulation membrane protein YtaF, whose translation is MTWISIFVLAFAVSLDSFGVGLTYGLRKITITIFPLIVISLLSACVILLATQLGSGLLYIIPEFWAQALGGFILIVIGIWAIYNLLTQKDKVPITEESKNNNLREQGHEQGPNLIIIEVKRLGILIQILRTPSKADIDRSGAISIAEAAVLGLALSLDAFGAGIGAALVGYPPFLTALLIGVCSFACLYSGVFLGKTFSDVKIFQKVSYLPGMLLIVLGLTKIFY